Within the Miscanthus floridulus cultivar M001 chromosome 17, ASM1932011v1, whole genome shotgun sequence genome, the region CTAGGACAACTACTTTTAGGACTACCGAGATTCGACACAATCTTGGCTGTTGTTGTCACACTCTTATAGTACTAGGAGTTTAATTCACCCACTTATGGGACTACCTCACTACCATGATACCATGGGCGCTATGTGAGAAGGTTTGCAAACTTTATTAGATGTGGTTTTTGCTTTTCACATGTACCTGGGTTATGTTCACCCTCTTTCCAGTTTCTTGGCTTGCGCATAAGTCTAGATCAATGGTTAATGAACATgatattagagcatctccaagagattaaccaaatttactgatttagctactctctaaaatagatttgacaaaaaaaatgCTAGAGTACTTCAACAGACTCTGTAAAATCAAGAGACTAGATGACTAGTGAGGTAGGCTATCCAAAAATAGAGAGCGAATGAGGTGGGATGGAGAGCTTCTAAATTTATAGAGTCATTTACATAGTCTATTGGATACGTTTTTTCTTTAATAATAACTAAATTTACCTTTATAAAATGatttggctaatctcttggagatgctcttagataaTGAGTATGGATCTAAACAAATGTTTGAAGGCATATCTGAATATTTTTTAGATAGACGCACACACACAATCACCAGAAGTTGTATTACAATAATATATGCATTTTAAGTACAATTTTTTACTCCTACTAAAAGATTTAAGCCACCGTAGCCATAAATAGTCTGTCTAATGGAAGTGACACATTCCTTTACAAGTAGTCATCTTAATCCTAAAACAGAGCACCCAAACTAAGGTGGTGCTTACGTTACCACAAGCTCCAGCGTGAGACAATCCTAGAATCGTATTCTGACAACCACTGGCACCCCTTAGCACCCAACGCTGCAACTGCTCTTATAATGTTACAAAATGGAAGTGTTATATTGAAAATTTGAGTGCATAAATTTATATTAGCAAGGTTATGGCGTTATAGATGTAAAATCTAGCAGTTGGGTGGGGACGGGATTTCAAGTGATGGAATGACCTATTGTGATATGAGTATATGTATACTACTACAAATTTCATTTTCTTAGCATGTTTTTCACCGTAAGTTTGACCAGAACCAACGGTGATATCATTTCACTGCCAGTTCAAAATCTGGTGGAGCGCAGTGACAAGAAAAACTAGTGATGACAATCGTTTTCACCACCGGGTCATCAGATGATCCAGGAGTGAAAACCGTGGTGGTTACCACCGCTGGATCACACGGTGAGCCCGTGGTGGAAACAATTTTCACCTGCTAACAAACCGGCGATGAAAGTTGCTCTGACTACCTGCTCGTCGGACGATCCGGCTGTGGAAACCGTGGTAGGGATGCAAGTGCAGAAAAACTAATTAGATCATCCATGTAAAAGTTGTTGCTAGAACAATAATCTCGTCTGCACTGTACACAAACTAAGAAACTAGAGTATTTGGTTGGTGTTTCTGCAATCGTGCATGTAAGCCCAGTTAGTTTCCATGTGTCCACGTGTTTTTCTCATTTTGCATGCCTTGCCATGTGGATTCCGAAGGATGGGATGTTGTTCGTGCCGGTacatgtatcatacatgtatatgcTTTCCCTATATATTGCTCTTTGCATAAAACGTCACTAGTGTCTAGTATTACATGCACCACAAGCGGCAAAGAATCATTGCTCTGCTACTGTTGTATAGCGTACAATTGCAGGAGCTCCATGCATGCGACCTCCATGCCACATTGCCACTTGGGACactgatatgatatgatgattcTGATCACACTCTCTTCTCCGGTCGATCCTATGCTAGTGGTGGTTTCTTGGCGTCTGGCTCTTGGTGTCATTGTACGCCAGCGGCCAGTCATCATCCGAGGCGAAAGCTTCGTCTCGGCGAGGAGCGCGGCACGAACAGTAGGACAGATGAACGAGGACGACGGACGGAGTGGTCTGAAAAGGAAAAGTAAAGAGATGAACAGGGAAAAGGCACTCACCGTCCTGCAGGAGATGATGTTAGGCCCTGGAGCTCTGTCATGGCAAGGCCCCTTGCGGGCGATGCGCATCCCGTGAGCCGATCACAGGCGCGCGATTTCGACAACCCGCTGCTCGATCCATGCATGCATCCGATCCACACCCATCCTCGTCCAGGCTGCTCCAACTGGACGTATGCAAATGGGCAATGGCAGAGCTCTGATGATGACGATCGAAGCTGCAGGTTGCAAGTGTGTACAGACGTCAGTGTTCATGTGCAACGACAGATAATCACTCTCCTCTCCTCAGGTAGATAGGTTTCGGGGAAGCCTACTGATGGATCGATCGCAAATAAAGATCTACATCGTGGCGTTAGATCTGTAGATCAAAGCGAACAGGATATTTTGATCCCGTGGGGGAAGAGACGCACTTTTGGGGTAACAATCTCCTGGCCCTAGTTGCTCGAGCGTCAGGTGGTTCGTCCTCCCCCTTTTCCGCCGCACGCGCACACAGGATTTGCAGGAGAGAGGTGAGCCGATTTTCCTGTGATACTACTCTGATACTGTGGGCGGGACCAACCCTGCCGCCGGCGCCCGCGCCTATAAATAGGCCCCCGGGGGGCGTCGCCACCCATAGCCGCCCAGCCCGTGCGCACGACAGTACACAAGTAGGTGTGGGTGATAGCCTGGCTACCCGTGCGCAGAAGTGACTGACTGATTGGTCAGGCTAACTACCTGCTTCTTCTTGCGGTTAGCTAGCACACACGACAGTGTTAACAGTCGGTTGAAAGAAGCTTCGACGACAGAGAGGCCGTTCCGTCGTTGCTCAACAATGCCGTGGCGTCTAGCTAGCAGACAGACGGAGTTCGCCCCCACGGTAATGATCGCCACCCTTCATCTGCTAGCTAGCAGCTCAGCTGCCTGATCGATCGAGATCGACCGACCTTTACACGGCCGGACTGCTAGCTTTATGTATGCATGCATGATCGTATCACCACCGCACCAAGCAACTAATAAGCAAGTGTTTTGTCGTACTGACCTGGACGAGCTTTTTCCTTTATTGCAGCGTTGGGGCTCGTCGGAGGGCGGGGACCCGGCGGTGGACGGCGTCGTCGGCGTGGAGGCGCGGAGCGTGCGGTGCGAGTGCTGCGGGATGGCGGAGGAGTGCACGCCCACGTACATCGGGCGCGTCCGGGAGCGGTTCCAGGGGAAGTGGGTGTGCGGGCTGTGCGCCGAGGCCGTCAAGGAGCGGCAGGCACGTGAGCCGTCGCTCACCGTGGGCGGCGCCGTGGCGGCGCACGCCGCCATGTGCGAGCGCTTCAACTCCACCGTCCGCCTGAACCCCAAGCTGTCCCTCGCCAGCTCCATGCGCGACATCGCGCGCAAGAGCAGCATGCGCCGGAGCTGGAGGAacagcggcgacggcggcggcgtcggcgtcggcgccaCCGCCACGCCGCCGTCCGCCTGCGGCTGCGACAAGCTCAGCCGCGCTAACAGCTGCGCGCTCCCCTACGTCTGACACCGGAGACCACGAGCGCGTTGTTCGCTCGACCTCGACAGCGGCATGCTGCGTGCGCTGCTCCCCTAGGGGCCTTTATTTATACATGCATGGCGCATGCATATATATAGCCGGACGTAGTATACATATAAGTGTTGTATATACATACGTGCAGTAGTACGACTATCACGCAACCTGCATGCTGCCAGCAGCAGGCATCTATCATATATTCAGGTCAGCTACTAGTAGGTAGCATGCAcatatccatgcatgcatgctaccAGAAGGATGCAGCATCATCAGAGATCAGATATTCAGGTGGTTGTTAGCTAGTACGTATACTTAGCTATAGTTGTACTGTACGTAGTAGGTAGCATGCATACATCCATCCATATTGTATTGTACGATCCAGGTGCTGGTTGTAATAATAAGTATGCCCATGTTCGCTTTTCTTATAATCCGTATCAATATCAATTTCCGTGTCTGATTCTGACTGTCTGTGTCTTTCAGCGCAGACCCATTTCTTTCTTTCGGGGGAGGCTGTATGTTTAGGCCGAGTTGGGCTCGAAAGGGTAACTGGGTCGGGCTCGTATTGGGACAAGAAAGTGAAGAGGAGGCTGTACTGTGGTGGGCCAAAACACGGTAATGAGACGGTCCGGTCTAGtaatttgttcttttttttttagtcggaactaCAACACATGCAAACA harbors:
- the LOC136518959 gene encoding uncharacterized protein is translated as MPWRLASRQTEFAPTRWGSSEGGDPAVDGVVGVEARSVRCECCGMAEECTPTYIGRVRERFQGKWVCGLCAEAVKERQAREPSLTVGGAVAAHAAMCERFNSTVRLNPKLSLASSMRDIARKSSMRRSWRNSGDGGGVGVGATATPPSACGCDKLSRANSCALPYV